In the genome of Panthera uncia isolate 11264 chromosome B3 unlocalized genomic scaffold, Puncia_PCG_1.0 HiC_scaffold_1, whole genome shotgun sequence, one region contains:
- the PSMB11 gene encoding proteasome subunit beta type-11, producing MALQDVCKWQAPNTQGPSPHLPQPGAWAVPPGCDPQTFLQIHGPRLAHGTTTLAFLFRHGVIAAADTRSSCGNYVECPTSRKIIPVHQHLLGTTSGTSADCAVWYRVLRRELRLRALREGQLPSVAGAAKLLSTMMSCYRGLDLCVATALCGWDRSGPALFYVYSDGTRLQGNIFSVGSGSPYAYGVLDRGYRYDMTPQEAYALARCAVAHATHRDAYSGGSVDLFHVRESGWEYVSRNDACVLYSELQKLPDPDKEKEEEASWDHPEPASPHRDSRMPAETEML from the coding sequence ATGGCCCTGCAGGATGTGTGCAAGTGGCAGGCCCCCAACACCCAGGGACCATCACCTCACCTGCCTCAGCCTGGTGCCTGGGCTGTGCCCCCAGGCTGCGATCCTCAAACCTTCTTGCAGATCCACGGCCCCAGGCTGGCCCATGGCACCACCACCTTGGCCTTCCTCTTCCGGCATGGAGTCATCGCTGCTGCTGACACACGTTCCTCCTGCGGCAACTATGTGGAGTGTCCAACCTCACGCAAGATCATCCCTGTGCACCAGCACCTCCTGGGCACCACCTCCGGCACCTCGGCCGACTGTGCCGTATGGTACCGCGTGCTGCGACGGGAGCTGCGGCTTCGGGCACTGAGGGAGGGTCAGCTGCCCAGCGTGGCCGGTGCTGCCAAGCTCTTGTCGACCATGATGTCCTGCTACCGGGGCCTGGATCTGTGTGTGGCCACGGCCCTGTGTGGCTGGGACCGCTCTGGCCCTGCACTCTTCTATGTCTACAGTGACGGCACCCGCCTGCAAGGGAACATCTTCTCCGTGGGTTCTGGATCTCCCTATGCCTATGGCGTGCTAGACCGCGGCTACCGCTATGACATGACCCCCCAGGAAGCCTATGCCCTGGCTCGCTGTGCCGTGGCCCACGCCACCCACCGCGATGCCTACTCCGGGGGTTCTGTAGACCTTTTCCACGTGCGGGAGAGTGGATGGGAGTATGTGTCACGCAACGATGCCTGTGTGCTGTACTCGGAACTGCAGAAGCTTCCGGATCCagacaaggaaaaggaggaggaggccagCTGGGACCATCCGGAGCCCGCCAGCCCGCACAGAGACTCTAGGATGCCCGCAGAGACTGAGATGCTGTGA